GAAACGGTCGAAGGAAGCAATTTTGTTAATTGAACTATGGAATTTTTTTAAACTTCAAAATTACAACTTTTAACGTTTTAAAAACGTAAAATTCTAGTTTTCAAATACCAAATTAACTTGAAGGAATATTATTTTTTTATAATAAACTTTGAACCTAAAAATGTGGGAACTAACACAGAACTATATTTTACAGCAAAATTCTCAAGATTTCCGAATGCATAAGACAAAATTTTTTTACGCCAAACACGGATTAATTAACGCGAAAGGGATTGGTGCAAGAGGAACTAAAGCAGAACGCTCTCTACCATAACCAACCCCACAAGTATTTAGATTTCAATATTAAATCTGTGGGAATTACGACAAATCCTCTGTAAAACTGAGTTTCCAACGCGATCCGTAGAGAGCGTTGTGCTTTAGTTCAATTTTGATTCTAAAATCCTATTCAACTTGTGGGGTTGGTTATGGCTCTCTACGGATCGCGTTCTAAATTGAAACTAAAGACAATCATTGTATTATGTTTCTTTTATGCAATTTTTGACCAGAACTGGAGGTTTGCCCGTGGGCGAGCCGATTCACCCAGATTATTTACTTAGAACTCACGTTAATTAGCAAGTTCTCCCACAGGATGTCCAGTCTCTAATTTTGCAATCAGACGAATCTCTCTATCTAGAAACGCATCTATAAAAGGATTCAGATCCTTGATCTTGCTGGACAATTCATATCCTGCCTCCATCGTTTCCACCAAAGAGTTGGCGCCTACCATAGAAGCGGCAACTTTGATCGGAGCCATTACGAGTTTAATCATAGGAAGTTTGGAAAGGGAAAAAAAGAATTTAAGAGTATTACCGACCATTTGGATTTGGGTTTTTCTTTCGTCGAAACGATTCGCTTCGCCCATTGCTGCGTATAAATTATTTCTAGAAATTTTACCATCTTCAATAAGATTGTTTTCGATCACAATCTTTGCAGTGTCATAATCCAAAGAGTCGGTCAAACGATTTAATAGAATGATCTGATGAATGTTTTCGGTCATGGATTTACCAGCGACCGTTTTCAATTTTTCATAAAGACTTTCTAAAGCGTTATCTCTTTCTTCCTTGTTTGAAGGAGAATATAAATTGAACTCGAAAAAATCCGGAATCCCATCGTATCCTTTGATAACAAGAAGATCCGAATAAGTTGTACGAAGCCTCTCGATAGTCGCGCGAACAACCGCTTTACGCGTTAGCTCTAACACCTGTTGATCCATTCTTAATTCAGAAACAGATTTCGTAGGCTACGTAACTTAGGTCAATATAAAAATCAATCCTTGACTACGATGGCTCCGGATCTCAATTTAGCTGGCAAAAATTTTGCAAGGTTTTCCGCTCCTTTTTTAGAGGAATCAGATCCGAACCGAACCGTATAATATCCGTTTCTGGATCTTTTGACGTTTGCTTTTATTTTTTTCACCGTACCAGAAATCGATTTTGCTAATTCATCCGCTTTTTCTTTTTCTTTAAATGCGGCTACTTGAAGCGTAAATTTATCCGATTCTTCGTCAGATGAGGATTTGACAGAAACTCGTTTAGATTGTTTTTCTTCGTTTCGTTTGATTTTTTTAGTGGTTTTAGAATCTTCCGGCTCTTTAACCGAAAGAGTTTCGATCGAAGAGTGATTTTCCTTTTCCACGTTAGTTGATCTTATTTTAGTTTTTTTCAAATCAACAACTTCTGCAGCCGGAGGAATGTTTTTAAAAGTCACTGAATCTTGAGAATTTGTATTAGAAGGTAAATCGGTGTTTGCCTGCGGAATTTCAGCGGAGGCAACTTTATAATTACTTTCATTTGGAATTTGACCCGGTTCAGAAAAAGGAATCGAACTCTGAATCTCCTGGTTTTTATTTTCGTTTAACGTTAAAGAATCTACCCCAGAATCAGCCGCGCGTTTTTTACCGACCGATACTCCCAATAAAAAGAACGAGAAAAGCAATCCAATTAAGAACGTGGATAAAATTAGAATTCTCTTATTATCCAGATTGATCACATAAAAAATTTTTTCTTTCATAACATTTTTCCCAATAAAATGGAGTATAAACTTTTACATTCTTCCCTGAGAGAATCTATATCCCCTTTATTTCTAAGAATATAATCGGCTCTTTTTAGTTTTTCCGTAAGAGGAAGTTGGTTTTTGATTCTATCTAAAACGTCTTCTTTTTTTACTCCATCTCTCGAA
The nucleotide sequence above comes from Leptospira kirschneri serovar Cynopteri str. 3522 CT. Encoded proteins:
- a CDS encoding FFLEELY motif protein, with the translated sequence MDQQVLELTRKAVVRATIERLRTTYSDLLVIKGYDGIPDFFEFNLYSPSNKEERDNALESLYEKLKTVAGKSMTENIHQIILLNRLTDSLDYDTAKIVIENNLIEDGKISRNNLYAAMGEANRFDERKTQIQMVGNTLKFFFSLSKLPMIKLVMAPIKVAASMVGANSLVETMEAGYELSSKIKDLNPFIDAFLDREIRLIAKLETGHPVGELAN
- a CDS encoding SPOR domain-containing protein, whose product is MKEKIFYVINLDNKRILILSTFLIGLLFSFFLLGVSVGKKRAADSGVDSLTLNENKNQEIQSSIPFSEPGQIPNESNYKVASAEIPQANTDLPSNTNSQDSVTFKNIPPAAEVVDLKKTKIRSTNVEKENHSSIETLSVKEPEDSKTTKKIKRNEEKQSKRVSVKSSSDEESDKFTLQVAAFKEKEKADELAKSISGTVKKIKANVKRSRNGYYTVRFGSDSSKKGAENLAKFLPAKLRSGAIVVKD